The proteins below are encoded in one region of Aquisphaera giovannonii:
- a CDS encoding SdrD B-like domain-containing protein: MRGRRPVLEGLEGRTLLASSILLDGLEFTGTFTQSGQGYTSAGAVLIGYAPTQGEAFNPLLSTDGLVTIPAADATSFTIAPAQGETTASLTLCSLSANPAFWATSSAATFDIGSLTSSAGQSLGAGAAQALTVSDVPFDATNLAFTIPTGADTSQAEVLLQGNLDFSCIGLVGLQVGVGTAGDGNDLVVTSGASASMTLTGVESSLQASFSAYGVDISGQITVAYSADTDTFSFGGSVTFSADGMVNVGASLGSNTNVVGGTLQAIGLDLPSSFDLFGLELKPQDLTFAYTLGANQFVMYGAVTASVSGTDPITATMGTAGDPGLAIDASNGTITTVNMSISGTFSLLGLQISCSSSSPPAFVYSAASGDYQITGSVTVPTLFNATLALGSGGNQGLTIDDDGDWSIGSLELSLGEVALGAFEIQQFVVDYTQTSSTVATVDVTMELAFPENWTVTGSIQLAINEATGFFAIQDISLAWQATSSATAIPIGDTGLFLTEMSAEVQNFNQPSNLMVSGTMEAVYGKQVTIFGQQASFFQVDGSFFADKDELSLSSKVLFGAVTSGGSTTGLLGDGNGTMTLDWDDDTYSLDTSSSMLDGAYTYNASFTFGGGGNILLSATADVNVPHGVPIIGGQKLGSLSFLFEYEPPSTTGGQAQGFIAAWTSIDLYVTHVNIGFEYNYVNDKFIVLGSGAINALENTVSSASETYTYSQSFTVPDGATQGTLEIDWTGNSVLAALTPTSLTVQGTGISDVSVTSSTTGTITLLPNTGYTTSTQALVGIVGSTSNPYAALAVQPGGTYTLLATFSSKVAPTDTSAAITGITEDPSTGDALVTFASGTVPGGIQVGDTVALAGTSSSGYNTSSSGVVATVQEITGSGVILNIPYNGAATGGTLSGWTLPQFSATWYIPPPSISVSPVASAVQTGSVPVTMPVQVASTLASNATVNLYIAPYDAALGTAQAFNGTLVAQGVPLSGATDNGNAMTGYTATSTVDLSGLLPTQYYFYAVVNDGTNAPVTSSLTGTDQVMEYEPVVSGTVANQDGTALSGWTVFVDLNGNGILEANDPSTTTNANGFYGFSSNQVPYGTPVDIVLVNLDPSAFSFGTPSNGVGQITYTGNLSTANFSMIQSSSIEGIAFDDANLSGDPSGQAPLSGWTVFLDTNGNGQFDAGEPWTLTSASGSYAFYGLTSGTTYTVDLVPNTGAAAIYSFQASAVSGNSVYDIAGDADALQQAGTLNGGATVVTSSSLGAATPNASDGNDQVLGLNGTSGYVSVAGNPNLQPGTGGFTVGAWVNNEQALPFGTNSTIAGTITSGAASGGWSLGLGGASQVTSQNENYGGSSAQLYTADFDHDNLTDILSVSAATGTVTVVLNTTTAGATSPTFTYTPYTYTVDNDGESLAAATGDFNADGLFDFAIADEANDQVLVFLNVTAAGSTTPAFQVITLADPNGPCAIMAETLNGADHSPDIVVANLDGTLTVFMNQTPLSGGTPAFTSQSVALGYSGPGVPNQIAEGEFNGDDSPDLVVGILNGPLVVLINTTTAGAATASFGTPTDIDLGLTSGVSSSEVAVGAFNWLSDGIAYIQSTATGNPTDTLYVLLSTTATGSSTFTYTTQAFTVGSNPSALVVTSLNGDFMPDIAVTSGGDSTVTILMNTTGNGATSATFTSATYDTIPDPTMIVAGNFYGSGLPDLAVGGGGALISILQNETNGTTNPTFGVSDFNMEWDDPGSPYGMVAGAFLGNGLDNFAASWTGGPGVNIAYYLTQTYLTAEVMENPSSGSGSFSTNSSNSYVMNDDTWYYVAFTYTPDVDSSGNDELDLYVNGVLVSQAIGLGTLPGSANISGAAAFTMMIGAEPGTQASQFLGGYLDDVSIWQSALTQAQIQALYGGGIPGTVVQTTPTNPGTYAVTISGTNDVVSGANFGEVQSATIIGAVTGTPLDSTTSGPLSGWTVELLNSDNQVVATTQTGSTGLYYFYGVMPGTYTIQEVTPNGWTQSGASPTLTAALDTVYTGENFTNTQTAQVSGDVYVDANNDGIQDDGEVGAAGATVYLDENHNGRLDGGEPTAVTQADGTYSFTGLAPGRYVVRVLSSPVGVPTQPSSSFYLADVTAHGSVKGLDFGLSPLVIAPIADVTVAEGSPVSFAVGLAHAVSGQPTVFYLAPGAPAGATIDPSTGLFSWTPTRPGTYTIVVNAVAAGTPLLTDSQAFTITVTDVAPVVRLGSQIQITLGDPFVRLGSFADPGTDPWTATVDYGDGLGPQPLLLGLDKTFELDHVYRAPGTYTVTVVIDDGEGGVGTASAEVVVLPRPTVVPPNPSPLSSGFGARRDAFVISLFDHILEHDPDPAGLSYWSGRLRAGASRLAVARAIWNSPEHHATHGGKPASRAGFAHAFRLARNAAAMVKTHAGAHARGR; this comes from the coding sequence GTGCGGGGCCGTCGCCCGGTCCTCGAAGGGCTGGAGGGCCGGACCCTCCTGGCGTCGTCGATCCTCCTCGACGGCCTGGAATTCACCGGCACCTTCACCCAGAGCGGGCAGGGCTACACCTCGGCGGGGGCCGTCCTGATCGGGTATGCCCCGACGCAGGGCGAGGCGTTCAACCCGCTCCTCAGCACCGACGGCCTTGTCACCATCCCCGCCGCCGACGCCACCTCATTCACGATCGCCCCGGCGCAGGGCGAGACGACCGCGAGCCTGACGCTCTGCTCGCTGTCGGCGAACCCCGCCTTCTGGGCCACCTCGTCCGCGGCCACGTTCGACATCGGCAGCCTGACGTCGTCCGCCGGCCAGTCGCTCGGCGCGGGGGCCGCCCAGGCGCTGACCGTCTCGGACGTCCCGTTCGACGCCACGAACCTGGCGTTCACCATCCCGACCGGCGCGGACACCAGCCAGGCCGAGGTGCTGCTCCAGGGGAACCTCGACTTCTCGTGCATCGGTCTGGTGGGCCTCCAGGTGGGCGTGGGGACCGCCGGCGACGGCAACGATCTGGTCGTGACCAGCGGGGCCTCGGCGTCCATGACGCTCACGGGGGTGGAGTCCTCGCTGCAGGCCAGCTTCTCGGCCTACGGCGTCGACATCAGCGGGCAGATCACGGTGGCCTATTCGGCGGATACCGACACGTTCTCGTTCGGCGGCTCGGTCACGTTCTCGGCCGACGGCATGGTCAACGTCGGCGCCTCGCTCGGCAGCAACACCAACGTGGTCGGCGGCACCCTCCAGGCGATCGGCCTCGATCTGCCCTCCTCGTTCGACCTCTTCGGGCTCGAGCTGAAACCCCAGGACCTGACGTTCGCATACACGCTGGGGGCCAACCAGTTCGTGATGTATGGGGCGGTGACGGCGTCGGTCTCGGGGACCGATCCGATCACGGCCACGATGGGGACGGCCGGCGATCCGGGCCTGGCCATCGACGCCAGCAACGGCACCATCACCACCGTGAACATGTCGATCTCCGGCACCTTCAGCCTGCTTGGGCTCCAGATCTCCTGTTCCAGCTCGAGCCCGCCCGCGTTCGTCTACTCGGCGGCGAGCGGCGATTACCAGATCACGGGGAGCGTCACCGTGCCGACGCTCTTCAACGCCACGCTCGCGCTCGGGTCGGGGGGCAATCAGGGCCTCACCATCGACGATGACGGAGATTGGTCCATCGGCAGCCTCGAGCTCTCTCTCGGGGAGGTGGCACTCGGCGCGTTCGAGATCCAGCAGTTCGTCGTGGACTACACGCAGACGAGCAGCACAGTGGCCACCGTCGACGTCACGATGGAGCTCGCGTTCCCCGAGAATTGGACCGTGACGGGCTCGATCCAGCTCGCGATCAACGAGGCCACGGGCTTCTTCGCGATCCAGGACATCTCGCTCGCCTGGCAGGCCACCAGCAGCGCGACGGCGATCCCGATCGGCGACACCGGGCTGTTCCTGACGGAGATGAGCGCGGAGGTCCAGAACTTCAATCAGCCGTCCAACCTGATGGTGTCCGGGACCATGGAGGCGGTCTACGGCAAGCAGGTGACGATCTTCGGCCAGCAGGCCTCGTTCTTCCAGGTCGACGGGAGCTTCTTCGCGGACAAGGACGAGCTGAGCCTGTCGTCCAAGGTCCTCTTCGGCGCGGTGACGTCGGGGGGCAGCACGACCGGCCTCCTGGGCGACGGCAACGGCACGATGACCCTCGACTGGGACGACGACACGTACTCGCTCGACACGAGCTCGTCGATGCTCGACGGCGCGTACACGTACAACGCCTCGTTCACATTCGGCGGCGGGGGCAACATCCTGCTGAGCGCCACCGCGGACGTGAACGTGCCCCACGGCGTCCCGATCATCGGCGGCCAGAAGCTGGGCAGCCTGTCGTTCCTGTTCGAGTATGAGCCGCCGTCGACCACGGGCGGGCAGGCCCAGGGGTTCATCGCGGCCTGGACTTCCATCGACCTGTACGTGACGCACGTCAACATCGGGTTCGAGTACAATTACGTCAACGACAAGTTCATCGTCCTGGGCAGCGGGGCGATCAACGCCCTCGAGAACACGGTCTCCTCTGCATCCGAGACCTACACCTACTCCCAGTCGTTCACCGTGCCGGACGGCGCCACGCAGGGCACCCTGGAGATCGACTGGACGGGCAACAGCGTCCTGGCGGCCCTGACGCCGACCTCGCTCACGGTCCAGGGGACGGGGATCTCCGACGTGTCGGTGACGTCGTCCACCACCGGCACGATCACCCTGCTCCCGAACACCGGCTACACGACCTCGACCCAGGCCCTCGTGGGGATCGTGGGCTCGACCTCGAACCCCTACGCGGCGCTCGCGGTCCAGCCCGGCGGCACTTACACGCTGCTGGCGACGTTCTCCAGCAAGGTCGCGCCCACGGACACCTCCGCCGCCATCACGGGGATCACCGAGGATCCGTCCACCGGCGATGCCCTCGTGACGTTCGCCTCGGGGACCGTACCCGGCGGCATCCAGGTGGGCGATACCGTGGCGTTGGCCGGCACCAGCTCCTCCGGCTACAACACCAGCTCGAGCGGCGTCGTCGCGACCGTCCAGGAGATCACCGGCTCCGGCGTGATCCTCAACATCCCGTACAACGGCGCGGCGACCGGCGGGACCCTGAGCGGCTGGACCTTGCCGCAGTTCAGCGCGACCTGGTACATCCCGCCCCCGAGCATCTCGGTCAGCCCCGTCGCGTCCGCCGTCCAGACGGGGTCGGTCCCGGTGACCATGCCGGTGCAGGTGGCCAGCACCCTCGCGAGCAATGCCACCGTCAACCTCTACATCGCGCCCTACGACGCGGCGCTGGGCACCGCCCAGGCCTTCAACGGGACGCTGGTCGCCCAGGGCGTCCCGCTCTCCGGCGCGACCGACAACGGCAACGCGATGACCGGCTATACCGCGACCTCCACCGTGGACCTGAGCGGGCTCCTGCCCACGCAGTACTACTTCTACGCGGTCGTCAACGACGGCACGAACGCGCCGGTCACGTCGAGCCTGACCGGCACCGATCAGGTCATGGAGTACGAGCCGGTCGTCTCCGGCACGGTCGCCAACCAGGATGGGACGGCCCTCTCCGGCTGGACCGTCTTCGTGGACCTGAACGGCAACGGGATCCTGGAGGCCAACGACCCCTCCACGACGACCAACGCCAACGGCTTCTACGGGTTCTCGAGCAACCAGGTCCCGTATGGCACCCCCGTGGACATCGTCCTGGTCAACCTCGATCCCTCTGCCTTCTCGTTCGGCACCCCGTCGAACGGCGTGGGCCAGATCACCTACACGGGGAACCTCTCGACCGCGAACTTCTCGATGATCCAATCGTCGTCGATCGAGGGGATCGCCTTCGACGATGCGAACCTGTCCGGCGATCCGAGCGGCCAGGCCCCCCTCTCGGGTTGGACGGTCTTCCTCGACACCAACGGCAACGGCCAGTTCGACGCGGGCGAGCCGTGGACGCTGACCAGCGCCAGCGGCTCCTACGCGTTCTACGGCCTGACGTCGGGCACGACCTACACGGTCGATCTCGTGCCCAACACGGGCGCGGCGGCGATCTACTCGTTCCAGGCGTCCGCGGTCTCCGGCAACTCGGTGTACGACATCGCGGGCGACGCGGACGCGCTCCAGCAGGCCGGCACGTTGAACGGTGGGGCCACCGTGGTGACGTCATCCAGCCTGGGCGCCGCCACCCCCAATGCCTCGGACGGCAACGACCAGGTCCTCGGCCTCAACGGCACGTCGGGCTACGTGAGCGTCGCCGGCAATCCGAACCTCCAGCCCGGCACGGGGGGCTTCACCGTCGGGGCGTGGGTCAACAACGAGCAGGCCTTGCCCTTCGGGACCAATTCCACCATCGCGGGCACCATCACGAGTGGTGCCGCGTCGGGCGGGTGGAGCCTGGGGCTCGGCGGCGCCTCCCAGGTCACCTCGCAGAACGAAAACTACGGCGGGTCGTCCGCGCAGCTCTACACGGCCGACTTCGACCACGACAACTTGACCGACATCCTGAGCGTCTCCGCCGCGACCGGCACCGTCACGGTCGTCCTGAACACGACGACGGCCGGGGCCACCTCGCCAACATTCACCTACACCCCGTACACCTATACCGTGGACAACGACGGCGAGTCCCTGGCCGCGGCCACCGGCGACTTCAACGCGGACGGCCTGTTCGATTTCGCCATCGCCGACGAGGCCAATGATCAGGTCCTCGTCTTCCTGAACGTCACGGCCGCGGGGAGCACCACGCCGGCTTTCCAGGTGATCACGCTGGCCGACCCGAACGGCCCGTGCGCGATCATGGCCGAGACGCTCAACGGGGCGGACCATTCCCCGGACATCGTCGTCGCGAACCTCGACGGTACGCTCACCGTCTTCATGAACCAGACGCCGCTGAGTGGCGGGACGCCGGCGTTCACCTCCCAATCCGTGGCGCTCGGCTATTCCGGCCCGGGCGTCCCCAACCAGATCGCGGAGGGCGAATTCAACGGTGACGACTCCCCCGACCTCGTCGTCGGGATCCTGAACGGTCCCCTCGTGGTCCTGATCAACACGACGACCGCGGGCGCCGCAACCGCGTCGTTCGGCACTCCCACGGACATCGACCTCGGCCTCACTTCGGGCGTCTCTTCCAGCGAGGTCGCCGTCGGTGCGTTCAACTGGCTCAGCGACGGCATCGCCTACATCCAATCGACCGCCACGGGCAACCCGACCGACACGCTCTATGTGCTCCTCTCCACCACGGCGACGGGCTCCTCCACGTTCACGTACACCACCCAGGCTTTCACGGTCGGGTCGAATCCATCGGCCCTGGTGGTCACCAGCCTGAACGGCGACTTCATGCCGGACATCGCGGTGACCAGTGGAGGTGACAGCACCGTCACCATACTGATGAACACAACCGGGAACGGCGCGACGTCCGCGACGTTCACGTCCGCGACGTACGACACCATCCCCGACCCCACCATGATCGTCGCGGGGAATTTCTATGGGAGCGGCCTGCCGGACCTGGCCGTGGGCGGCGGGGGCGCCCTGATCAGCATCCTCCAGAACGAGACGAACGGGACGACGAATCCGACATTCGGGGTCTCGGACTTCAACATGGAGTGGGACGACCCCGGCTCGCCTTACGGCATGGTCGCCGGCGCGTTCCTCGGCAACGGCCTCGACAACTTCGCCGCGAGTTGGACGGGCGGCCCGGGCGTCAACATCGCGTACTACCTGACCCAGACCTACCTCACGGCCGAGGTGATGGAAAACCCCTCCTCGGGTTCGGGGTCGTTTTCGACCAATAGCTCCAACTCGTACGTCATGAACGACGACACCTGGTACTACGTGGCGTTCACGTACACCCCGGACGTCGATTCCAGCGGCAACGACGAGCTCGACCTGTACGTCAACGGCGTGCTGGTCAGCCAGGCCATCGGCCTGGGCACCTTGCCGGGCTCGGCGAACATCTCCGGCGCGGCCGCATTCACCATGATGATCGGCGCCGAGCCGGGCACCCAGGCCTCGCAATTCCTCGGCGGTTACCTGGATGACGTGAGCATCTGGCAATCGGCGCTCACGCAGGCGCAAATCCAGGCCCTCTACGGCGGGGGCATCCCGGGGACGGTCGTCCAGACGACGCCGACCAATCCCGGGACCTATGCCGTGACCATCTCCGGCACGAATGACGTCGTCTCCGGAGCCAACTTCGGCGAGGTCCAGTCGGCCACGATCATCGGGGCGGTCACGGGCACGCCGCTCGATTCGACGACATCCGGGCCGCTCTCGGGGTGGACCGTCGAGTTGCTCAATTCCGACAACCAGGTCGTCGCCACGACCCAGACCGGGAGCACCGGCCTCTACTACTTCTACGGCGTGATGCCCGGCACGTATACGATCCAGGAAGTCACGCCGAATGGCTGGACGCAGTCCGGCGCGAGCCCCACCCTGACCGCGGCCCTGGACACGGTTTACACCGGCGAGAATTTCACGAACACGCAGACGGCCCAGGTGTCGGGCGACGTCTACGTCGACGCGAACAACGACGGGATCCAGGACGACGGCGAGGTCGGCGCAGCCGGGGCCACCGTCTACCTCGACGAGAACCACAACGGCCGACTCGACGGGGGCGAGCCGACGGCGGTGACGCAGGCGGACGGGACCTACAGCTTCACCGGCCTGGCGCCGGGCCGGTACGTCGTCCGGGTACTCTCGTCGCCGGTGGGCGTGCCGACTCAGCCTTCGAGCTCGTTCTATCTCGCCGACGTCACCGCGCATGGCTCCGTCAAGGGGCTGGACTTCGGGCTCAGCCCGCTCGTGATCGCGCCCATCGCCGACGTGACGGTCGCCGAGGGCTCGCCGGTCTCGTTCGCCGTGGGGCTCGCCCACGCCGTGTCCGGCCAGCCGACCGTGTTCTACCTGGCCCCCGGTGCCCCGGCCGGCGCCACGATCGACCCGAGTACGGGGCTCTTCTCCTGGACGCCGACCAGACCGGGCACGTACACGATCGTGGTCAACGCGGTCGCGGCGGGCACCCCGCTCCTGACCGATTCGCAGGCCTTCACGATCACGGTGACTGACGTCGCCCCCGTCGTCCGCCTCGGTTCGCAGATCCAGATCACCCTGGGAGATCCTTTCGTCCGCCTCGGCTCGTTCGCCGATCCCGGCACGGATCCCTGGACCGCGACCGTCGACTACGGCGATGGCCTGGGCCCCCAACCCCTCCTCCTGGGCCTGGACAAGACGTTCGAGCTGGATCATGTCTACCGGGCCCCGGGGACGTATACGGTGACGGTCGTCATCGATGACGGCGAGGGGGGAGTCGGCACCGCGAGCGCGGAGGTCGTCGTCCTGCCCAGGCCGACCGTCGTCCCGCCCAACCCGTCGCCCCTCTCCTCGGGCTTCGGCGCCCGCCGCGATGCCTTCGTGATCTCGCTCTTCGACCACATCCTGGAACACGACCCGGATCCGGCCGGCCTCTCCTACTGGTCCGGGCGCCTGCGGGCCGGGGCGTCGCGCCTGGCCGTCGCGCGGGCGATCTGGAATTCGCCCGAGCATCACGCGACGCACGGCGGGAAGCCCGCGTCGAGGGCCGGCTTCGCGCACGCGTTCCGGCTCGCACGGAATGCCGCGGCGATGGTGAAGACGCACGCCGGCGCTCATGCCAGGGGCCGCTGA